One genomic window of Synergistetes bacterium HGW-Synergistetes-1 includes the following:
- a CDS encoding methylmalonyl-CoA carboxyltransferase gives MADKTIDELCASLVEKREKAAQGGGAKAIAKQHEKGKMTARERIEAILDPGSFVEIDEFVEHRCVNFGLQDTVFLGDGVVTGYGNIDGRIVYLFSQDFTVMGGSLGEMHAKKICKVLDLALTNGAPCIGINDSGGARIQEAVDALSGYGNIFFKNVKASGVIPQFSIIAGPCAGGAVYSPALTDFVFMVDKIGIMHITGPQVIKAVTGEDVTSEQIGGARAHNGTSGCAHFFAKDEAECYAQARKVLSYLPSNNMEEPPFIETADDPARMDPALREMVPTNSNKGYDVRDVIKKIVDNGDFCEVQEMYARNIVTGFARVGGRSIGIIANQAKFMAGCLDIDASDKASRHIRICDAFNIPIVTFEDVPGYLPGLNQEMGGIIRHGAKLLYAYSEATAPKITIVLRKAYGGSYLGMCSKDLGADVVLAWPQAQIAVMGAEGAANIIFRKDIEAAEDKEAMRAQMIDEYKEAFANPYCAAARGFVDRVILPEETRPALYQALVMTESKCELRPKRKHGILPN, from the coding sequence ATGGCGGACAAGACGATTGACGAACTGTGCGCAAGTCTCGTAGAAAAACGGGAAAAGGCCGCACAGGGCGGTGGAGCAAAGGCCATTGCCAAACAGCACGAGAAGGGCAAGATGACCGCACGTGAGCGGATCGAAGCAATTCTCGACCCAGGTAGCTTTGTTGAGATCGATGAGTTTGTTGAACACCGTTGTGTAAACTTCGGTCTTCAGGACACAGTTTTTCTCGGAGACGGCGTGGTTACCGGGTATGGAAACATTGACGGGCGTATCGTATATCTATTTAGCCAGGACTTCACAGTAATGGGCGGTTCCCTTGGCGAAATGCATGCGAAAAAGATCTGTAAAGTACTCGATCTGGCCCTTACCAACGGAGCTCCCTGCATCGGTATCAACGATTCAGGCGGCGCGCGTATCCAGGAAGCGGTAGATGCCCTTTCCGGATATGGAAACATATTCTTCAAGAACGTCAAGGCAAGCGGCGTTATCCCTCAGTTCTCCATAATAGCCGGTCCATGCGCAGGAGGAGCTGTTTACAGCCCTGCTCTTACCGACTTCGTGTTTATGGTCGACAAGATCGGTATCATGCACATCACCGGTCCTCAGGTCATCAAGGCCGTAACAGGAGAAGACGTTACTTCAGAGCAGATCGGCGGAGCCAGGGCACACAACGGAACCTCGGGCTGCGCACATTTCTTCGCGAAAGATGAAGCCGAGTGCTATGCACAGGCGAGAAAAGTTCTTAGCTATCTGCCCAGCAACAATATGGAAGAGCCTCCATTCATAGAAACAGCTGATGATCCGGCAAGAATGGATCCAGCCCTTCGTGAGATGGTCCCAACCAACTCCAACAAAGGGTACGATGTCCGTGATGTCATCAAAAAGATCGTTGACAACGGAGACTTCTGCGAAGTCCAGGAAATGTATGCCCGTAACATCGTTACCGGTTTTGCGAGAGTAGGCGGAAGATCGATCGGTATCATTGCAAACCAGGCTAAATTCATGGCCGGATGCCTTGACATAGATGCTTCTGACAAAGCAAGCCGTCACATACGCATATGCGATGCATTTAACATTCCGATCGTTACATTTGAAGACGTTCCCGGATATCTCCCCGGACTCAACCAGGAAATGGGCGGTATAATACGTCACGGAGCCAAACTGCTCTATGCTTACAGCGAAGCCACAGCCCCGAAGATCACGATAGTACTTCGCAAGGCTTACGGCGGATCATATCTTGGTATGTGCAGCAAAGACCTTGGAGCAGATGTTGTCCTTGCATGGCCGCAGGCACAGATAGCAGTCATGGGAGCCGAAGGTGCGGCGAATATCATTTTCCGTAAAGATATCGAAGCAGCAGAAGACAAAGAGGCTATGAGAGCTCAGATGATAGATGAATACAAAGAAGCCTTTGCGAACCCCTATTGCGCAGCAGCCCGCGGTTTCGTTGACAGGGTCATTCTTCCGGAAGAGACCAGGCCGGCACTTTATCAGGCTCTTGTAATGACAGAGTCTAAGTGCGAGCTTCGTCCGAAACGCAAACATGGCATCCTGCCTAACTAA
- a CDS encoding sodium pump decarboxylase subunit gamma — MTQSAVAAHFTGVGGGLVMSLIAFSIVFIVIMGLMFIMMGMKHVCRAIDGCKKAPVSAPAAPSAPASPAAKAVAVPAVGDDGELLAVISAAIAAMCGSAARVVSFAPAKAPAGSSWKFIGRIQNAEGFQD; from the coding sequence ATGACTCAGAGCGCAGTAGCTGCCCATTTTACAGGTGTTGGCGGCGGACTTGTTATGTCTCTGATAGCTTTCAGCATCGTGTTCATCGTCATTATGGGTCTCATGTTCATAATGATGGGAATGAAGCATGTCTGCAGAGCTATCGACGGATGCAAAAAAGCACCCGTAAGTGCACCTGCAGCACCCTCTGCACCGGCATCACCCGCTGCAAAAGCGGTAGCCGTTCCTGCAGTTGGAGATGACGGAGAACTTCTGGCCGTTATTTCAGCAGCAATTGCAGCTATGTGTGGAAGTGCAGCAAGAGTGGTATCTTTTGCCCCTGCAAAAGCCCCTGCGGGATCCAGCTGGAAATTTATTGGCAGGATCCAGAACGCTGAAGGTTTTCAGGACTAA
- a CDS encoding acetyl-CoA carboxylase biotin carboxyl carrier protein subunit (composes the biotin carboxyl carrier protein subunit of the acetyl-CoA carboxylase complex, the enzyme that catalyzes the carboxylation of acetyl-CoA to malonyl-CoA, which in turn controls the rate of fatty acid metabolism), giving the protein MARKYRVTVNGKAYDVDVEEMGAGAPAAAPAPAAAPAPAAAPAPVAAAAPAAAPAPVAGGAGSIEAPMPGKVLKILVSQGAPVTAGQLVLILEAMKMENEIYAPTAGTVTQVGCKEGDSVNTGDTLLVIG; this is encoded by the coding sequence ATGGCACGCAAGTACAGAGTTACAGTAAATGGTAAGGCATACGACGTAGATGTAGAAGAGATGGGAGCAGGAGCACCGGCAGCAGCACCTGCGCCTGCAGCAGCCCCTGCACCGGCTGCCGCCCCAGCACCCGTAGCGGCAGCAGCACCCGCAGCAGCTCCTGCACCGGTAGCCGGCGGAGCCGGTTCAATCGAAGCTCCGATGCCCGGAAAGGTACTAAAGATCCTTGTTTCGCAGGGAGCTCCCGTCACAGCCGGCCAGCTTGTTCTTATCCTTGAAGCAATGAAGATGGAGAACGAGATCTATGCGCCTACGGCAGGAACAGTCACTCAGGTTGGCTGTAAGGAAGGAGATTCTGTCAATACTGGCGATACTCTCCTCGTTATCGGTTAG
- a CDS encoding glutaconyl-CoA decarboxylase subunit beta produces the protein MDLYMTALKGVIEQSGFVALNTPTLIMLLVSFVLLYLAIAKGFEPLLLLPIAFGCLLVNLPLSGIVDPGGFLYFVKFGIDHELYPVIIFMGIGALTDFGPLLANPITFLLGAAAQIGVFFAVIGAMFMGFTIQEAAGIGIIGGADGPTAIYLCAKLARHILPAVAVAAYSYMSLVPLIQPPVIKLLTTKKDRGIKMEQLRPVTRTERILFPIVSTMACGLILPASVPLVGMLMFGNLLRECGCTERLSLAAQNEVLNATTIFLGISVGATMSAESFLTVATLKIIALGLIAFIFSTAGGVLFGQLMKVLSGGKINPVIGAAGVSAVPMAARVCQKVVSKEFPGSYVLMHAMGPNVAGVIGTAVAAGAMLTLLTK, from the coding sequence ATGGATCTATATATGACCGCGCTAAAAGGCGTTATAGAACAGTCAGGGTTTGTAGCCCTTAACACGCCAACATTGATCATGCTGTTGGTCTCGTTTGTACTGCTCTACCTCGCCATAGCAAAGGGTTTTGAACCTTTGCTCCTGTTGCCTATTGCTTTTGGATGTCTGCTTGTCAACCTGCCTCTTTCAGGCATCGTTGATCCGGGCGGATTTCTCTATTTCGTAAAGTTCGGTATCGACCATGAGCTCTACCCAGTTATCATATTTATGGGCATAGGCGCTTTGACTGACTTTGGACCGCTTCTCGCAAACCCGATAACATTCCTGCTCGGTGCAGCGGCACAGATAGGCGTATTTTTCGCTGTTATCGGCGCTATGTTTATGGGCTTTACTATTCAGGAAGCAGCAGGTATTGGTATCATTGGCGGAGCGGACGGACCTACAGCAATTTATCTTTGCGCAAAGCTCGCAAGACATATTCTTCCTGCCGTTGCAGTTGCTGCGTATAGCTATATGTCGCTGGTCCCGCTTATTCAGCCGCCTGTCATCAAGCTTCTGACGACTAAGAAGGACCGTGGAATCAAGATGGAACAGCTCCGCCCTGTAACAAGGACAGAGCGTATTCTTTTCCCGATCGTTTCGACTATGGCCTGCGGACTTATCCTTCCTGCATCAGTTCCTCTTGTTGGGATGCTAATGTTCGGCAACCTTCTTCGCGAATGCGGATGCACCGAACGCCTTTCGCTTGCGGCACAGAATGAAGTGCTCAATGCCACAACGATATTCCTCGGAATTTCAGTTGGTGCGACAATGAGCGCGGAATCATTCCTTACTGTCGCGACACTTAAGATAATCGCATTGGGACTTATCGCGTTTATCTTCAGCACAGCAGGAGGAGTACTTTTTGGACAGCTTATGAAAGTGCTTTCGGGTGGAAAGATCAACCCGGTAATTGGAGCTGCAGGTGTTTCGGCAGTTCCAATGGCTGCACGCGTCTGCCAGAAGGTCGTATCCAAGGAGTTCCCCGGAAGCTACGTCCTTATGCACGCAATGGGTCCCAACGTTGCCGGTGTTATTGGAACAGCCGTGGCCGCGGGAGCTATGCTTACCCTACTTACTAAGTAA
- a CDS encoding fumarate hydratase (Catalyzes the reversible hydration of fumaric acid to yield I-malic acid): MCERYEIEASEITQMVYDLSLKANSILPEGLKKIISTASDREKMPLAKQAFSDILENAKLAEEKSLPICQDCGLAVVFVEIGQDLCVKGGSIEDAINEGVRRAYIDGCLRKSVVKDPLFRRENSGDNTPAVIHWKVCSGSDITITVSPKGMGSENMSRIYMLKPADGAEGVIRSVVEAVKIAGPNPCPPIVLGIGIGGNFETVALAAKKALLKPEGVRHNIPEYAEIEREILKRVNALGIGPGGYGGMTTALDAHIETLPTHIAGMPVAVNICCHALRHAEGTIEGRILDD, translated from the coding sequence ATGTGCGAAAGATATGAAATAGAAGCTTCGGAGATAACCCAAATGGTTTATGACTTATCACTTAAGGCGAACAGTATCCTGCCAGAAGGCCTTAAAAAAATTATCAGTACCGCAAGTGATAGAGAAAAGATGCCTCTTGCAAAGCAGGCTTTCTCAGATATTCTTGAGAACGCAAAACTGGCAGAGGAAAAAAGCCTGCCAATATGTCAGGACTGCGGTCTTGCCGTTGTTTTTGTCGAGATAGGACAGGACCTTTGCGTAAAAGGCGGCAGCATAGAGGATGCGATAAACGAAGGTGTCCGAAGGGCATATATTGATGGCTGCCTCCGCAAGTCTGTAGTTAAAGATCCATTATTCAGAAGAGAGAACAGCGGAGACAACACGCCCGCCGTCATCCACTGGAAAGTCTGCTCAGGCAGTGACATCACGATAACAGTGAGCCCAAAGGGCATGGGCAGCGAAAATATGAGCAGGATATATATGCTTAAGCCGGCAGACGGTGCCGAGGGTGTCATCAGGTCGGTCGTTGAGGCAGTAAAAATCGCAGGGCCCAATCCATGTCCGCCTATTGTCCTTGGTATCGGGATTGGCGGCAACTTTGAAACTGTTGCTCTTGCAGCAAAAAAGGCACTTCTGAAGCCGGAAGGTGTCAGGCATAACATACCTGAGTATGCAGAGATAGAAAGGGAGATATTAAAAAGGGTCAACGCGCTTGGAATCGGTCCGGGCGGATACGGCGGAATGACGACTGCTCTTGATGCTCACATTGAGACACTCCCTACTCACATAGCCGGTATGCCAGTTGCAGTCAACATCTGCTGTCACGCACTGAGGCACGCAGAAGGAACGATAGAGGGGAGGATCCTCGATGATTAA
- a CDS encoding fumarate hydratase has protein sequence MIKHLNTPLSEEDVMELRAGDLVSLSGSILVARDAAHKRLTESISTGEKEPFPIKGEIIFYAGPAPTPPGEVIGPIGPTTSGRMDPYTPFLLERGLRGMIGKGKRSTEVLEAIKKHHAVYFGATGGTAVLLSRSVVSVDKVAYEELGPEAVLRLEIDKMPLVVLADCHGGDIYVSGPEAAVKLFQANI, from the coding sequence ATGATTAAGCACCTTAATACACCACTGTCCGAAGAAGATGTGATGGAACTCAGGGCCGGTGACCTCGTCTCCCTGTCAGGCAGCATTCTTGTTGCGCGCGACGCAGCCCACAAAAGGCTGACAGAGAGCATTTCTACGGGCGAAAAAGAGCCCTTTCCTATCAAAGGCGAGATAATCTTCTATGCAGGGCCTGCACCGACGCCTCCGGGTGAAGTAATCGGCCCCATCGGACCGACGACCAGCGGCAGAATGGATCCCTACACGCCGTTTCTCCTTGAGAGAGGGCTCAGAGGGATGATCGGGAAAGGCAAAAGAAGTACTGAAGTCCTGGAAGCCATAAAAAAACATCATGCTGTGTATTTTGGAGCTACCGGAGGTACTGCGGTGCTTTTGTCCCGTTCGGTCGTCTCAGTTGATAAGGTAGCTTATGAAGAGCTTGGCCCCGAGGCTGTCCTTCGCCTTGAGATAGATAAGATGCCACTGGTGGTGCTTGCGGACTGTCACGGGGGAGATATATACGTGTCCGGCCCCGAAGCGGCAGTGAAACTGTTCCAGGCGAATATCTGA
- a CDS encoding C4-dicarboxylate ABC transporter substrate-binding protein, which produces MTKTARFFIVMAMILVFAGAASAATFINIGTGSTGGTYYPVGAGMAKVWNSAIPGMKANAQSTGGTAQNLALLGKGEAEVIFADGLYFFAYEGKGTFAGKPMKELRGLVPLYAEPIHFLVAKGSNIKSIQDLKGKRVSVGAVGSGTEVTVRTLLKVAGLDPDKDIKPENLGLSDTAGAFADKNIDAALTVGALGIAGVVEITTLGTAEFRDIPADVIAKLGKELPYYLPFDIPANTYKGQTKPVKALASWNVLITTEKLGDEDAYKMTKALYEHKQDILNISTRLASMSPENLKYIQVPLHKGALKYYKEIGAVK; this is translated from the coding sequence ATGACAAAGACAGCAAGATTCTTTATCGTAATGGCGATGATCCTTGTATTCGCCGGAGCCGCGTCAGCAGCAACATTCATCAATATCGGTACCGGATCCACAGGCGGAACTTATTATCCAGTCGGTGCAGGTATGGCAAAAGTTTGGAACAGCGCTATCCCCGGGATGAAGGCAAACGCTCAGTCAACGGGCGGAACAGCACAGAACCTTGCTCTCCTTGGCAAGGGAGAAGCAGAAGTTATCTTTGCAGACGGTCTCTATTTCTTTGCATATGAAGGCAAGGGCACATTTGCAGGCAAACCCATGAAGGAACTCCGCGGACTTGTACCTCTCTACGCCGAACCTATCCATTTCCTCGTAGCTAAGGGCAGCAACATCAAGTCTATCCAGGATCTTAAGGGAAAGAGAGTCTCTGTCGGAGCAGTCGGAAGCGGTACCGAAGTAACCGTACGCACACTTCTGAAAGTTGCTGGACTTGACCCCGACAAGGACATCAAGCCTGAGAACCTTGGACTTTCAGACACAGCCGGAGCATTTGCTGACAAGAACATCGATGCAGCACTCACAGTCGGAGCCCTCGGCATCGCTGGAGTAGTTGAGATCACAACCCTTGGCACAGCAGAATTCCGCGACATTCCTGCAGACGTTATTGCCAAGCTGGGCAAAGAGCTTCCTTATTACCTGCCATTTGATATCCCCGCAAACACATACAAAGGCCAGACCAAGCCCGTTAAGGCTCTCGCAAGCTGGAACGTCCTCATCACAACCGAAAAGCTCGGCGATGAAGATGCTTACAAAATGACGAAGGCACTCTACGAGCACAAGCAGGATATCCTCAACATCTCGACAAGACTTGCTTCCATGTCTCCTGAGAACCTCAAGTATATCCAGGTCCCCCTCCACAAGGGAGCACTGAAGTACTACAAAGAAATTGGAGCAGTAAAATAG
- a CDS encoding C4-dicarboxylate ABC transporter permease, translating to MSTIEKDQNHSLLDEVSIDESKINELIEKYDAESRYRKLTGLQGKFITAWLCAMSLFHLYTAGIATMPITIQRAIHLTFAIVAVYILFPAGRKGSKTSTPIYDWILAALAGGVIGYIIFFFNDIARRGAEPLPYEIWLGIAAIILVLEAGRRVVGNVLPCMSILFLLYCHFGYMVPGMFQIRGYTLSRIIQHMYLTPEGIFGLALGVSATFVIVFIIFGAFLSQSGGARFFNELALAVAGGTPGGPAKVAVVASGLLGTINGSSVANVATTGTFTIPLMKRVGYPPHYAGAVEACASTGGQLMPPIMGAGAFIMSEFLGIPYLTIAAAAIIPAFIYYTAIFTNVHIRARKENFKGLPKDQLPVVREVMRRDGHLLVPVIVIIITLLMKYTPLRAGFIGVVSVIIVSSLKQNTRMSIKDLVKALEEGARGALGVALACALVGFVVGTSSLTSLGLTISNNIIDISGGNLLLTLIMAMVACLVLGMGLPTTANYIVCSTIIAPALIGMNVLPLSAHLFVFYFGIMADLTPPVCLAAFTGAGIAGASPAKTGFTATKIALCSYIMPYMFVYNPMILLHNVVVYELVILVVSATLGVIVLAGALEGWFYRTLKVYERLVMAICALAAIHHSMTLSLIGTAGIILAMFYLRQTKPKEVLTV from the coding sequence ATGAGCACTATTGAAAAAGATCAGAATCATAGTCTTCTAGACGAAGTTTCTATTGATGAATCGAAGATAAACGAACTGATAGAAAAATACGACGCAGAGAGCCGTTACAGAAAACTTACCGGACTGCAGGGCAAATTCATCACAGCATGGCTTTGTGCCATGTCCCTTTTTCACCTTTACACTGCAGGAATCGCAACGATGCCTATCACAATACAGCGTGCGATCCACCTTACTTTTGCTATCGTTGCAGTCTACATTCTTTTTCCTGCAGGAAGAAAAGGATCGAAAACATCGACTCCGATATACGACTGGATACTTGCAGCCTTAGCCGGAGGAGTTATCGGATACATAATCTTCTTTTTTAACGATATCGCTAGGCGCGGAGCGGAACCGCTTCCATATGAAATATGGCTGGGCATAGCAGCAATAATATTGGTCCTTGAAGCAGGCAGAAGGGTAGTTGGAAACGTTTTGCCCTGCATGAGTATTTTGTTTCTTCTATACTGCCACTTTGGCTATATGGTCCCTGGAATGTTCCAGATAAGGGGATATACTCTCAGCAGGATCATTCAGCACATGTACCTGACCCCGGAAGGAATATTTGGATTAGCCCTTGGGGTTTCCGCCACATTTGTGATCGTCTTCATAATCTTTGGGGCCTTTCTCTCTCAGAGCGGTGGTGCAAGGTTCTTTAATGAGCTTGCGCTGGCTGTTGCAGGAGGGACGCCAGGCGGTCCCGCTAAAGTTGCGGTAGTAGCATCAGGCCTTCTAGGGACGATCAACGGTTCCTCGGTAGCCAACGTAGCAACGACCGGCACATTTACTATCCCTCTTATGAAAAGGGTAGGATATCCGCCGCACTATGCAGGAGCCGTCGAAGCATGCGCATCAACAGGAGGTCAGCTTATGCCCCCGATCATGGGAGCGGGTGCATTCATAATGAGCGAGTTCCTTGGCATCCCTTACCTGACCATTGCAGCGGCTGCGATAATTCCCGCTTTTATATACTACACTGCAATATTCACAAATGTACATATAAGGGCCCGTAAAGAGAACTTTAAGGGACTGCCAAAAGATCAGCTTCCGGTAGTGAGAGAGGTAATGAGACGTGACGGCCACCTTCTCGTACCTGTCATAGTAATAATCATCACGCTGCTGATGAAATATACTCCGCTTCGCGCAGGATTTATCGGTGTCGTATCTGTAATTATAGTAAGCTCGCTTAAACAGAACACGAGGATGAGCATAAAAGACCTTGTCAAAGCTCTTGAAGAAGGTGCCCGCGGCGCACTTGGCGTTGCACTTGCCTGTGCTTTGGTGGGTTTCGTTGTAGGAACATCTTCGCTGACATCGCTTGGGCTTACGATTTCCAACAACATAATCGACATCTCAGGAGGCAATCTGCTTCTGACGCTTATCATGGCCATGGTTGCATGTCTGGTGCTCGGAATGGGACTTCCTACGACCGCGAACTATATCGTCTGCAGTACGATAATAGCTCCTGCCCTTATAGGCATGAATGTGCTTCCTCTTTCAGCGCACCTCTTTGTCTTCTACTTCGGCATAATGGCTGACCTTACTCCGCCTGTCTGTCTTGCGGCGTTCACTGGAGCGGGCATAGCTGGGGCAAGCCCTGCAAAAACAGGATTTACCGCCACAAAAATTGCGCTTTGCTCATACATAATGCCATACATGTTTGTTTACAATCCAATGATACTGCTGCATAACGTAGTTGTTTACGAACTGGTAATACTTGTAGTATCGGCGACACTTGGTGTAATAGTGCTTGCCGGGGCTCTTGAAGGCTGGTTCTACCGTACTCTTAAGGTTTATGAACGTCTCGTTATGGCAATATGCGCTCTTGCCGCTATCCACCACAGTATGACGCTGAGCCTGATCGGCACAGCGGGGATCATCCTTGCCATGTTTTATCTGAGGCAGACTAAGCCCAAAGAAGTTTTGACGGTGTAG
- a CDS encoding ammonia monooxygenase, whose protein sequence is MVLFAVLGGSAIGHKSGFPAGALVGGLLVGLVIKAVMHMGLDPKIDWLSWVSQALVAYVLVRGSDFSSIAEIPRYLPAAIAYSFSLLIFTLGLAWIFSRLCKMDFLTSLFATTPGGLTGIAIVAVDIGADPTISILFNICRIVTILIVVPIIANIIVRY, encoded by the coding sequence ATGGTACTTTTTGCTGTCCTTGGCGGAAGCGCCATCGGCCATAAGTCAGGGTTCCCCGCTGGAGCACTGGTTGGCGGTCTTCTTGTGGGGCTTGTCATCAAAGCGGTCATGCACATGGGGCTCGACCCTAAAATAGATTGGCTCTCGTGGGTATCACAGGCACTTGTAGCTTATGTCCTTGTGAGGGGCAGCGACTTCTCTTCCATTGCTGAAATACCAAGATATCTGCCGGCAGCTATCGCTTACAGCTTTTCCCTTCTAATATTCACCCTGGGACTTGCATGGATCTTTTCAAGACTGTGCAAAATGGATTTTCTGACCTCTCTTTTTGCAACGACCCCCGGGGGGCTTACAGGAATTGCAATAGTAGCGGTAGACATCGGAGCAGACCCGACTATTTCGATACTTTTCAACATATGCAGGATAGTGACAATACTTATCGTGGTGCCAATAATTGCCAATATTATCGTCAGATATTGA
- a CDS encoding lipid A biosynthesis acyltransferase, with amino-acid sequence MNNKQSFIWSVLSAFRKIVMILPHNAAVMLGGFVGSLIPLFTRNKLKEATDRCARVLGIPRKDASRIVKRAYRNFGKSTAEFIRIPVMALKLDDIVTVNGEENLREAYDAGKGVFVVTAHIGNWEYAGAWCAQHGYPMNGLGTDQRDGRITELITELRKAGGMKALGKASDLKAMIKALQSGEIIAVPVDQDAKKAGIVSPFLGYPASTPIGMAKLADKLGCAVVPAYCVRWLDTQKLELHFLPALKGSDGKPYGKDLQSSIDDCNQIISEWIRKYPDQWMWMYPRWESVERGDFD; translated from the coding sequence ATGAATAATAAACAGTCCTTTATCTGGTCCGTACTATCGGCGTTCAGAAAAATAGTTATGATACTTCCTCATAATGCAGCAGTCATGCTTGGTGGTTTTGTTGGTTCCCTCATACCACTATTCACGCGAAATAAACTGAAGGAAGCAACTGACCGTTGTGCCAGGGTGCTGGGCATACCTCGCAAAGATGCTTCCAGGATAGTAAAAAGAGCGTATAGAAATTTTGGTAAATCAACAGCGGAATTTATAAGGATCCCGGTAATGGCTTTAAAACTCGATGATATAGTCACAGTTAACGGAGAAGAGAACCTTCGTGAGGCCTATGATGCCGGAAAGGGAGTATTTGTAGTTACCGCCCACATTGGGAACTGGGAATACGCCGGGGCCTGGTGTGCACAGCACGGATACCCGATGAATGGCCTGGGAACAGATCAAAGGGATGGAAGGATCACCGAACTGATAACAGAATTAAGAAAGGCCGGGGGGATGAAGGCACTTGGCAAGGCTTCAGATCTTAAGGCTATGATAAAGGCGCTCCAGTCAGGCGAAATAATTGCTGTACCTGTGGATCAGGATGCTAAAAAAGCAGGCATAGTTTCTCCGTTCCTTGGATATCCTGCAAGTACTCCGATAGGAATGGCAAAACTAGCCGACAAGCTCGGGTGCGCTGTCGTCCCGGCATACTGTGTCAGATGGCTTGACACGCAAAAGCTTGAACTCCACTTTCTTCCTGCCCTCAAAGGCAGTGATGGGAAACCCTATGGCAAGGATCTTCAGAGCAGCATAGACGACTGCAATCAGATCATCTCCGAGTGGATAAGAAAATATCCTGACCAGTGGATGTGGATGTATCCAAGATGGGAATCTGTCGAAAGGGGTGATTTCGATTAA
- a CDS encoding endonuclease codes for MISIKCGIDPGRHKIGVAFTEGDRLLFSAIIPKLSEEVLLLSLKEGSWDVLAPWKKEGDLRSLEGRKLEKICLGNGTSSEDLNKLLSSICKLEITDEYGTTLKGRELYWKLHPPKGLWKLVPTSLRTPPRDIDDLAAWAIIK; via the coding sequence GTGATTTCGATTAAGTGCGGGATAGATCCGGGTCGCCATAAGATAGGAGTAGCATTTACGGAAGGTGACAGACTGCTTTTTTCAGCGATAATACCCAAATTATCAGAGGAAGTTTTATTGTTGTCGCTTAAAGAGGGAAGCTGGGATGTTCTTGCCCCATGGAAAAAAGAGGGTGACCTGAGATCTTTGGAAGGCAGAAAGCTTGAAAAGATCTGCCTTGGTAACGGCACATCTTCAGAAGATTTGAATAAACTCCTTAGCAGTATCTGCAAGCTTGAGATAACAGACGAATACGGCACCACTCTTAAAGGACGCGAGCTCTACTGGAAACTCCACCCGCCAAAAGGGTTATGGAAGCTGGTACCTACATCACTTAGAACTCCTCCCAGAGATATTGATGACCTTGCTGCCTGGGCGATAATAAAATAA
- a CDS encoding DNA-binding transcriptional regulator codes for MALEWKDEFTDQLCDSIVAITDREEAYRFLEDVATFSEIRAFAQRLQVASLLLKGMSYPQIVQATGASTATISRVKKFVEYGSDGYRDVLAKLSGNKKEEVEKKKKK; via the coding sequence ATGGCTTTAGAGTGGAAAGATGAGTTTACCGACCAGCTTTGTGACTCGATTGTGGCCATTACTGACAGGGAAGAAGCTTATCGTTTCCTGGAGGATGTCGCCACTTTTTCAGAGATTAGAGCATTTGCACAGAGACTTCAGGTGGCTAGCCTGCTTCTGAAAGGAATGTCATATCCGCAGATAGTTCAGGCCACGGGAGCAAGCACTGCAACCATCAGCAGGGTCAAAAAATTTGTTGAGTACGGTTCAGACGGTTACAGGGATGTCCTTGCGAAGCTGTCTGGGAACAAAAAAGAAGAAGTAGAAAAGAAGAAGAAAAAATAA